The Halobacterium sp. CBA1132 genome has a segment encoding these proteins:
- a CDS encoding phosphoenolpyruvate carboxykinase (ATP), whose product MVGQRSVPTPTGYPDPETAEHVTYNPSVDALREYSAHVETTTEYGAPSYVSDYRSRSADRTANAVDADFDDADFSVFETGLDWVRNPDNDVICVDRVVGRHSDSSYVCRLFLPKEYGRIALSWAKLLEPSEGVEPDFVTVQLPDATDEPKIRVHPDNGVTTVLGSDYTGEAKKSFLRLFMLRAKEQGGLGLHAGSKRVTLDDEDGHREVGQLFLGLSGTGKSTLTSHGLWLDDPEGVEMIQDDVCALLPNGTVAGSEGGGLYIKTIGLDGDEQPELHDAATDESAVLENVAVDDDGTVHFDEPRYGRNARAVVQRDHLQSAADGIDLESVDQVFFITRNPLMPPIAKLSDEQAAVAFMLGESVETSAGDPSRVGESIRVVGTNPFIVGSEGAEGNRFRDLIADLDVQCYVINTGVVGTDDPEDVGVEETVAVLEGVARGSIEWTDDDALDLTVPSDVPGIDIEQFSVPDRVEDFQTAQTDLREERLTYLDQFDDLDDDIRDATY is encoded by the coding sequence ATGGTAGGGCAACGTAGCGTCCCGACGCCGACAGGGTACCCGGACCCGGAGACAGCCGAGCACGTCACGTACAATCCGTCCGTGGACGCGCTCCGAGAGTACTCCGCGCACGTCGAGACGACGACGGAGTACGGCGCGCCGTCGTACGTCAGCGACTACCGCTCTCGCAGCGCCGACCGGACCGCGAACGCCGTCGACGCCGACTTCGACGACGCCGACTTCTCGGTCTTCGAGACGGGGCTTGACTGGGTGCGGAACCCGGACAACGACGTGATCTGTGTCGACCGTGTCGTCGGTCGCCACTCCGATTCGTCGTACGTCTGCCGGCTGTTCCTCCCGAAGGAGTACGGCCGCATCGCGCTGTCGTGGGCGAAACTGCTGGAGCCCTCGGAGGGCGTCGAACCCGACTTCGTCACGGTCCAACTCCCGGACGCGACCGACGAGCCGAAGATTCGCGTCCACCCCGACAACGGCGTCACGACCGTGCTGGGCAGCGATTACACGGGCGAGGCGAAGAAGTCGTTCCTGCGCTTGTTCATGCTGCGCGCCAAAGAACAGGGCGGACTGGGCCTCCACGCCGGCAGCAAGCGCGTCACCCTTGACGACGAGGATGGCCACCGCGAAGTCGGCCAGCTTTTCTTGGGTCTCTCCGGCACCGGAAAGTCCACGCTCACCAGCCACGGCCTGTGGTTGGACGACCCGGAGGGCGTCGAGATGATTCAAGACGACGTCTGCGCACTCCTGCCCAACGGGACCGTCGCGGGCAGCGAGGGCGGCGGTCTCTACATCAAGACCATCGGCCTCGACGGCGACGAGCAACCCGAACTCCACGACGCCGCCACCGACGAGAGCGCCGTCCTCGAGAACGTCGCCGTCGACGACGACGGCACGGTTCACTTCGACGAACCGCGCTACGGCCGCAACGCCCGCGCCGTCGTCCAGCGTGACCACCTCCAGAGCGCCGCTGACGGCATTGACTTGGAGAGCGTCGACCAGGTGTTTTTCATCACGCGGAATCCGCTGATGCCGCCAATCGCGAAGCTCAGCGACGAGCAGGCGGCCGTCGCGTTCATGCTCGGTGAGTCCGTCGAAACCAGCGCCGGCGACCCCTCTCGTGTGGGTGAGTCCATCCGCGTCGTCGGCACGAACCCGTTCATCGTCGGCTCCGAGGGCGCGGAAGGGAATCGCTTTCGGGACCTCATCGCGGACCTCGACGTCCAGTGTTACGTCATCAACACGGGCGTCGTCGGGACGGACGACCCCGAGGACGTCGGCGTCGAAGAGACCGTCGCGGTCCTCGAAGGCGTCGCTCGCGGGAGCATCGAGTGGACCGACGACGACGCGCTCGACCTGACTGTTCCCAGCGACGTGCCGGGTATCGACATCGAGCAGTTCAGCGTGCCCGACCGCGTCGAGGACTTCCAGACCGCACAGACGGACCTCCGCGAGGAGCGCCTGACCTACCTCGACCAGTTCGACGACCTCGACGACGACATCCGCGACGCGACCTACTGA
- a CDS encoding polysaccharide deacetylase family protein, with protein MNVHLTIDDAPAETLGAKLDVLADHNVPAVLFCEGRRLDDYPALAEHAVESGYHLGNHTYSHPHATDITIESFERELERTERRIEAVYDRASVTRPAQLFRFPYGDDGGERAPQFQCVLREHGFTGPNHSGAAGTERADWSWTLDVEDWNTDDITVLRERFEGVANESRDGDEIFLFHDASNSVELFETFVEWLDDSDLDLADPLDLIR; from the coding sequence ATGAACGTCCACCTCACTATCGACGACGCACCGGCCGAAACGCTCGGCGCGAAACTCGACGTGCTAGCCGACCACAACGTCCCCGCAGTCCTGTTCTGCGAGGGACGACGGCTGGACGACTATCCGGCGCTCGCGGAACACGCAGTCGAGTCGGGCTACCATCTCGGCAACCACACGTACTCCCATCCCCACGCGACTGACATCACCATCGAATCCTTCGAGCGAGAACTGGAACGCACCGAACGCCGCATCGAGGCGGTCTACGACCGCGCGAGCGTCACGCGCCCAGCCCAGTTGTTCCGATTCCCGTACGGAGACGACGGCGGCGAGCGAGCGCCACAGTTCCAGTGCGTCCTCCGCGAACACGGGTTCACGGGGCCGAACCATTCCGGTGCCGCCGGAACGGAGCGAGCGGACTGGTCGTGGACGCTCGACGTCGAAGACTGGAACACAGACGACATCACCGTGCTGCGCGAGCGCTTCGAGGGAGTTGCCAACGAATCGCGAGACGGCGACGAGATTTTCCTGTTCCACGACGCCAGCAACTCCGTCGAACTGTTCGAGACGTTCGTCGAGTGGCTCGACGACAGCGACCTCGACCTCGCGGACCCGCTGGATCTGATTCGGTAG